A single window of Providencia alcalifaciens DNA harbors:
- the mnmE gene encoding tRNA uridine-5-carboxymethylaminomethyl(34) synthesis GTPase MnmE — protein MQINDTIVAQATAPGRGGVGILRVSGPQAALVAETVLGKLPKPRYADYLPFRDADGSVLDQGIAIYFPGPNSFTGEDVLELQGHGGPVILDLLLRRILTIANIRIANPGEFSERAFLNDKLDLAQAEAIADLIDASSEQAARSAMNSLQGAFSSHIHQLVEALTHLRIYVEAAIDFPDEEIDFLSDGKIEAKLNEVVADLEDVRSQARQGSLLREGMKVVIAGRPNAGKSSLLNALAGREAAIVTDIAGTTRDVLREHIHIDGMPLHIIDTAGLREASDEVERIGIERAWKEIEQADRVLFMVDSTTTGATEPQEIWPEFMARLPETLPVTVIRNKADKTGESIEFVADARYPLVRLSAREEKGIDLLRDHLKETMGFNSNTEGGFLARRRHLQALNNAATHLAQGYDQLVNARSGELLAEELRLAQLELSEITGEFTSDDLLGRIFSSFCIGK, from the coding sequence ATGCAAATCAACGATACTATCGTCGCACAGGCAACCGCTCCCGGTCGTGGTGGGGTTGGAATTTTACGTGTATCCGGCCCGCAAGCAGCCCTTGTTGCTGAAACAGTACTCGGAAAGTTACCGAAGCCGCGCTATGCCGATTATCTGCCATTTCGTGATGCAGATGGCTCTGTCCTTGACCAAGGGATTGCTATCTATTTCCCGGGACCTAACTCTTTTACTGGGGAAGATGTTCTTGAACTACAAGGGCATGGCGGCCCTGTTATTCTCGATTTATTACTCAGAAGAATTCTGACCATTGCCAATATCCGTATTGCCAATCCGGGGGAATTTTCTGAGCGTGCATTTTTAAATGACAAACTCGATTTGGCGCAAGCTGAAGCGATTGCCGACCTGATTGATGCGAGTTCGGAGCAAGCGGCACGTTCCGCGATGAACTCTTTACAAGGGGCTTTCTCATCTCATATCCATCAATTGGTGGAAGCGCTCACTCACTTGCGCATCTATGTGGAAGCGGCGATTGATTTCCCAGATGAAGAAATTGACTTCCTATCTGACGGTAAAATTGAAGCAAAATTAAACGAAGTAGTGGCAGACTTAGAAGATGTCCGTTCACAGGCTCGTCAAGGGAGCTTACTGCGCGAAGGTATGAAAGTGGTGATTGCCGGTCGCCCAAATGCGGGTAAATCTAGCTTATTGAATGCATTAGCGGGGCGCGAAGCCGCGATTGTGACGGATATTGCAGGGACCACTCGTGATGTGCTGCGCGAACATATTCATATTGACGGCATGCCATTGCATATCATTGATACCGCAGGTTTACGTGAAGCCAGCGATGAGGTTGAACGTATCGGTATCGAACGCGCATGGAAAGAGATTGAGCAAGCTGACCGTGTATTATTTATGGTGGATAGCACCACGACGGGTGCCACAGAGCCGCAAGAAATTTGGCCTGAATTTATGGCGCGCCTACCAGAAACGCTGCCAGTCACCGTTATTCGTAATAAAGCGGATAAAACGGGTGAGTCGATTGAGTTTGTCGCAGATGCGCGTTATCCATTGGTTCGCTTATCTGCTCGTGAAGAGAAAGGCATCGATTTGCTGCGCGATCATCTCAAAGAGACCATGGGCTTCAATAGCAATACAGAAGGCGGTTTCCTTGCTCGCCGTCGTCACTTACAAGCATTAAATAATGCCGCAACCCACTTAGCACAAGGCTATGACCAGTTAGTGAACGCTCGCTCCGGTGAGTTGTTGGCTGAAGAGTTACGCTTAGCCCAGCTCGAACTCAGCGAAATCACCGGTGAATTTACCTCCGATGAT
- the yidC gene encoding membrane protein insertase YidC, producing MDSQRNLLLIALLFVSFLVWQAWESDKVAQETKAVQVSQQKTDMPSSASNDGQAVTGSEQGKLIAVKTDVLDIRINTRGGDIDEADLLAYPATLNSPNPFRLLETTPGFVYQAQSGLIGPHGPDNPANNNGQRPLYTSDAASFELKDGQDELRIPMSFTDNNGVVYQKTYILKRGKYTVDVEYNIQNPTAQPLTFAFFGQLKQTIALPEQRDTGSSNFALHTYRGAAYSSDENNYKKYSFSDIEDKNLSLTTKGGWVAMLQQYFATAWIPASSEQSTFYTIDLDKKSAIVGYKSEPLTIASNGAATYSSTLWIGPEIQSEMAEVAPHLDLTVDYGWLWFISQPLFKLLKFIHGFVGNWGIAIIVITFIVRGIMYPLTKAQYTSMAKMRLLQPKLAAMRERIGDDKQRMSQEMMALYKSEKVNPLGGCLPLLIQMPIFLALYYMLMGSVELRHAPFFGWIQDLSAQDPYYILPVLMGVTMFVIQKMSPTTVTDPMQQKIMTYMPVVFTVFFLWFPSGLVLYYIVSNLVTIIQQQVIYRGLEKRGLHSRDKKAKK from the coding sequence ATGGATTCCCAACGCAATCTTCTACTCATCGCTTTGTTGTTCGTGTCGTTCTTAGTTTGGCAGGCTTGGGAGAGCGATAAAGTTGCTCAGGAAACCAAGGCTGTTCAAGTTTCTCAGCAAAAGACGGACATGCCGAGCAGTGCAAGCAATGATGGTCAAGCGGTCACAGGTAGTGAACAAGGTAAGCTTATTGCCGTTAAAACCGACGTACTTGATATTCGTATCAATACTCGTGGTGGTGATATCGATGAGGCTGACCTGTTAGCCTATCCTGCAACCCTGAATTCACCAAACCCATTCCGTTTATTGGAAACCACACCAGGTTTTGTTTATCAGGCTCAAAGTGGTCTGATCGGTCCTCATGGTCCAGACAACCCAGCGAATAACAATGGTCAACGCCCTCTTTATACTTCAGATGCAGCAAGCTTTGAGTTAAAAGATGGTCAAGACGAATTACGTATTCCGATGTCCTTCACCGATAATAACGGTGTGGTTTATCAGAAGACGTACATTCTGAAGCGTGGCAAATACACTGTTGATGTTGAATACAACATTCAAAACCCAACTGCGCAGCCTTTAACTTTTGCGTTCTTCGGCCAATTAAAGCAAACCATCGCTTTACCAGAACAACGTGATACTGGCAGCAGTAACTTTGCTCTACATACCTACCGTGGTGCGGCTTACTCTTCTGATGAAAATAACTATAAAAAATATAGTTTCAGTGACATCGAAGATAAAAACTTAAGCCTGACAACCAAAGGTGGTTGGGTCGCGATGCTGCAACAATATTTTGCAACTGCGTGGATCCCAGCTTCTTCTGAGCAAAGCACTTTCTACACCATTGATCTCGATAAGAAATCAGCTATCGTTGGTTATAAGAGTGAACCTCTTACCATCGCATCAAATGGTGCTGCGACCTACTCTTCTACACTGTGGATTGGTCCTGAAATTCAGTCAGAAATGGCGGAAGTTGCTCCTCATTTAGACTTAACCGTAGATTACGGTTGGTTATGGTTTATCTCTCAGCCACTGTTCAAACTGTTGAAATTCATTCACGGTTTCGTCGGTAACTGGGGTATTGCCATCATCGTTATCACCTTTATCGTCCGTGGTATCATGTACCCGCTGACTAAAGCGCAGTACACCTCAATGGCGAAAATGCGTTTATTGCAACCTAAACTGGCTGCAATGCGTGAGCGTATTGGTGACGATAAACAACGTATGAGCCAAGAAATGATGGCGCTATACAAATCAGAAAAAGTAAACCCACTGGGTGGTTGTTTACCGCTGCTGATTCAAATGCCAATCTTCCTTGCGTTGTACTACATGTTGATGGGTTCTGTTGAACTGCGTCACGCACCGTTCTTTGGTTGGATTCAAGACTTGTCTGCACAAGACCCGTACTACATCCTGCCAGTGCTGATGGGTGTGACGATGTTTGTTATCCAGAAGATGTCACCAACTACCGTGACTGACCCAATGCAGCAGAAGATCATGACTTACATGCCAGTCGTGTTTACCGTGTTCTTCCTGTGGTTCCCATCAGGTCTGGTTCTGTACTATATCGTGAGCAACTTAGTCACCATTATCCAGCAGCAGGTTATTTACCGTGGTCTGGAAAAACGTGGCTTACATAGCCGTGATAAGAAAGCGAAGAAATAA